A region of the Mycobacterium sp. NBC_00419 genome:
ACGCCGCCGGCTTCACCGATGTGGTGATCCTGGCGTACGCCGCCAAGTTCGCCTCGGCGTTCTACGGCCCATTCCGCGAGGCTGTCGCCTCCAGCCTGCAGGGTGATCGCCGTACCTACCAGCAGGACAGTGGCAATGCGCGAGAAGCGTTGCGCGAGATCGAACTCGACCTCGAAGAAGGCGCCGACATCGTGATGGTCAAACCCGCGATGGCCTACCTCGACATCGTGCGCGCGGCCGCCGAGATGTCGCCTGTGCCGGTGGCCGCCTACCAGGTCTCGGGGGAGTACGCGATGATCAGCGCCGCCGCCGCCAACGGCTGGATCGACGGCCGCGCGGCCGCGCTGGAGTCGTTGATCAGCATCCGACGAGCCGGCGCCGACATCGTGCTCACCTACTGGGCCGCCGAGGCCGCCGGGTGGCTCGCGTGACACCGCAGCCGCCCACGGGTGCGCCTGTGCGGCCGGACGACGTCGACACCGGCTTCTGGCTCTGGCTCGTCGCCCTGGTGTTGCTCCTCATCGGCTATGTCGTCGATGCCGTGACGGTCAACCACGTCACCAGCGTGGTCATCGCGCTCACCCTGGTCTTCGCGCTGACGCTGGGCGCGGTCGTGCTGACGTTCCTCCTGCTGATGCGATCGGGATACCGCTGGACCCGCACCGCGCTCACCGGTGGCGGCGTGGCCACGGTCATCTACACCACGGTGAGCCTGTTCTCGGTGCCCCGCGAACCGGTGGCGGCGGTGACCTTCGCGGTCACCGGAATCGTCGGCTCGGTCCTCATCGTCGGCGGCATGTATCTGCTGCACCGCCAGGATGCGCACGGCTTCTTCACCAGATGACTCCGATAGGCTGCCCGACGATGACCGCATCCGAATCCAGGCCCCGCGCCCTCAACATCGCCTTCTGGCTGCTGATCGCAGGCTCCGTGCTGCTGATGGCCGGCGGGCTGCTGGCGCTGACGTTCGGTTTCGAGGCACTCCGCCAGGTGGTCTCACCCTCGATCTCGGACGCGGCGGTGCACCAACTGCTCGCCTTCCGCCGTGGGGCGGGGGCGGTCTGCATCGTCGCCGGCCTCGGCCTGGCCTTCCTTGCCGGCAAGACCCGCAGCGGTGACGTGCGCTACCGCCGGGCGGCCCTCGGACTGGGTTTGACGCTGATCGTCCTGGTCGGGGTCCTGCAGGTGTTCGTCAACATCGGTCTGGTCACGCTGCTGAGCCTGCTGCCGATCATCGCCGGGACGCTGCTGCTGACCAGACCGGTCGTGGCAGCCTGGTTCGATCCCGGCGACACCCCGAGGTCAGATGTCTGAACCACCCCATCTGGAGTCCGAGCCGTTGTTCCAGGAGAGCGGCGCGAGCTGGTACTGGCTGCTGGCCGGGCCGGCGGCCGGGCTCGCGATGCTGCTCATCCAGCTCAAGGGCGGTGTGGGTTTCCAGCCGTTCGTGCCGATGCTGTTCCTCGTCCTGGTCACCGGCTTTCTCTATCTGCAGGTGAAGGCGGCCCGTATCCACACCAGTGTCGAGCTCACCGCGGCGAGCCTGCGGCAGGGTACCGAGGTGGTTCCGCTGCGCACGATTGTCGCGGTGTATCCCGAAGCCACCCACAGCGCGAAGTCCCGTGAGCTGCTGGAGAAATGGCAGACCTCCAGAGCCCTGGGAGAGTTGAGCGGCGTACCGCGGGGGCGCACCGGAATCGGCGTCGGGCTCAGTGGCGATCGCACCGCGCAGGCGTGGGCCCGTAACCACCGGGAGCTGCGTGCGCAACTGACCAAGCTTGTTGAGGGCAGGACGGCGAGCTCCTCGTGAGACATGTCGTGCAGCTGGTGCTGGCCGTGCTCGCCGCGGCCGGTGCGGTCGTGAGCTGGTTGCAGGTGCGCAGCATCGTTGATGTCGCACCGGTGACCGACGGGCAGCCCGCCACCACCTCGGTGTTGTACGACCCGCCGCTGATGGTGCTGACGATGGTGCTGGCCACCGCGGCCGGTGTGCTGCTGGTATTGGGTGTGGCCGGTCTGGTCCGCGCCCGCCGCC
Encoded here:
- a CDS encoding DUF3093 domain-containing protein; translated protein: MSEPPHLESEPLFQESGASWYWLLAGPAAGLAMLLIQLKGGVGFQPFVPMLFLVLVTGFLYLQVKAARIHTSVELTAASLRQGTEVVPLRTIVAVYPEATHSAKSRELLEKWQTSRALGELSGVPRGRTGIGVGLSGDRTAQAWARNHRELRAQLTKLVEGRTASSS